A region of Polyangia bacterium DNA encodes the following proteins:
- a CDS encoding homogentisate 1,2-dioxygenase — MLDRMVAGEVPAKPHTALRDAAGNLRHEECLTRDGFDGPFTILYHRHRPHTQSVTRAERGWPLPRVADADIGRPLSRRHYRSQDLPRPGGPPVDARLPLLFNDDVVLSVIHPDADDPVYVSNGDGDDLFFIVEGGGTLRSPFGDLVFTAGDYVLVPKGVPHRFVLAAPPTAQSWLSIECAAGFGLPKQWRNEVGQLRMDAPYSHRDFRRPIFRGPDDDGVRDLVVKRQGAFHGFRYQHTPLDVVGWDGTVYPWAFPILNFQPRVGLIHLPPTVHGTFAARGALVCSFVPRPLDFHPQAIPCPYPHASVSCDEFIFYCRGNFTSRRGVGPGSISHHPAGIMHGPHPGAYEGSIGARATDELAVMLDTYRPLQATPAALAIEDLGYHDSFR, encoded by the coding sequence GTGCTCGATCGCATGGTCGCCGGCGAGGTCCCGGCCAAGCCGCACACCGCCCTGCGCGACGCCGCGGGCAACCTGCGCCACGAAGAGTGCCTGACCCGAGACGGCTTCGACGGCCCGTTCACCATCCTCTATCATCGCCATCGTCCCCACACCCAGTCGGTGACGCGCGCCGAACGCGGTTGGCCGTTGCCCCGGGTCGCGGACGCCGATATCGGGCGGCCGCTGTCGCGGCGACATTATCGTTCGCAAGATCTGCCGCGCCCGGGTGGCCCGCCCGTCGACGCGCGCCTGCCGTTGCTGTTCAACGACGACGTCGTGCTGTCCGTGATTCACCCCGACGCCGACGATCCGGTCTACGTCAGCAACGGTGACGGCGACGATCTGTTCTTCATCGTCGAAGGCGGCGGCACGCTGCGCTCGCCTTTCGGCGATCTGGTCTTCACGGCGGGTGACTACGTCCTGGTACCGAAGGGAGTGCCGCATCGATTCGTCCTGGCCGCGCCGCCCACGGCGCAATCTTGGCTGAGCATCGAATGCGCCGCCGGGTTCGGCTTGCCCAAGCAGTGGCGCAACGAGGTCGGCCAGCTGCGCATGGACGCGCCGTACAGCCACCGTGATTTTCGCCGCCCGATTTTCCGCGGCCCCGACGACGACGGCGTGCGCGACCTGGTGGTAAAGCGCCAGGGTGCCTTTCACGGCTTTCGTTATCAGCACACACCGCTGGATGTGGTGGGCTGGGATGGCACCGTCTATCCGTGGGCGTTTCCCATCCTGAATTTTCAGCCACGGGTGGGCCTCATCCATCTGCCGCCCACCGTCCACGGCACGTTCGCCGCGCGCGGCGCGCTGGTTTGCAGCTTTGTCCCCCGCCCGCTGGATTTTCATCCGCAGGCCATTCCCTGCCCCTACCCGCACGCCTCGGTCAGCTGCGACGAGTTCATCTTTTATTGCCGCGGCAACTTCACGTCACGGCGCGGGGTCGGTCCCGGGAGCATCTCGCACCACCCGGCCGGCATCATGCACGGCCCCCACCCCGGCGCCTACGAAGGCAGCATCGGCGCCCGCGCCACCGACGAGCTGGCGGTCATGCTGGACACCTATCGCCCGCTGCAAGCGACGCCCGCGGCGCTGGCCATCGAAGACCTCGGGTACCACGATAGTTTCCGTTAG
- a CDS encoding ATP-binding protein yields MNLVEESPGTRRLFAEHQQEIYLRTDRMFLWLLLVQWLGTVLTGLWGAPRAWDGVLVNLPLLAGKGFMLGGAIVSLPIYVALKQPGSRLGRQEIAIAQGLIASLLVHLSGGASAMHYTIFGSLAFLAMYREVGVLLLVLFITALDHFLGCFFWPRSVYGTLAVSAWAWAPHTIFVSAEVGLLYLALRKSQDDMLATARKQAIIDASRQALEREVAERQRTEQLLSLQYVVTRLLAASHTLQEAAPLLLRIVGENQHWHVGELWEVNETESQLSCVEIWSANQYRGDDYVKVRRAMKLGPDNGLPGRVWYRQLPLWVADLAVEENFPLAAFRNEASLRGAFAIPLRNGPKVIGVMAFYSQEVRDPNDDHLSMIGGLGGQIGQFMERKRIERGLRDSEDRYRSVIAALDEGIVLIDSEARVVTANASAERILGLPASSMIGQRCADTFTGTVDEEGRAVPSDELPFVRSLRSGEPLSNAVMAIDRQEGGRVWISVNAQPLRQFGQDTPHAALASFTDITARKAAEESLRAAHGELETRVERRTSQLMEANQQLKREVEERERAQREQHLAKEAADTANQAKSAFLASMSHELRTPLNAVIGFSELLEQEIFGDLNTKQRAYVGNVLISGRHLLQLVNDILDISKVEAGRMDLACEPTPIGGLVDVARSVIAAMASKKGIDLEVDVSPDLPELFIDPGRIKQVLYNLISNAIKFTPSGGTVRVSAGVAGEAVQILVTDNGIGIAQEHLPRLFREFEQLPQAAGTRPEGTGLGLALTKRLVELHGGTVRVESELGKGSTFSVFLPLRQPDDPLTPPPSVTTGAGI; encoded by the coding sequence ATGAACCTGGTCGAGGAGAGCCCCGGCACCCGGCGTCTCTTCGCCGAGCACCAGCAGGAGATCTACCTGCGCACCGATCGGATGTTCCTGTGGCTGCTGCTGGTGCAATGGCTGGGGACCGTCCTCACCGGCCTGTGGGGCGCACCGCGGGCCTGGGACGGGGTTCTGGTCAACCTGCCGCTTTTGGCCGGCAAAGGCTTCATGCTGGGCGGGGCGATCGTCTCGCTGCCGATCTACGTGGCGCTGAAACAGCCGGGCAGCCGATTGGGCCGACAGGAGATCGCCATCGCGCAAGGTTTGATCGCCTCGCTGCTGGTGCATCTTTCCGGCGGCGCGTCGGCCATGCACTACACCATCTTCGGGTCGTTGGCGTTCTTGGCCATGTATCGCGAGGTCGGCGTCCTGTTGCTGGTCCTGTTCATCACCGCCCTGGATCATTTTCTTGGCTGTTTCTTCTGGCCCCGTTCGGTCTACGGCACGCTGGCCGTCAGCGCCTGGGCCTGGGCGCCGCACACCATCTTCGTCAGCGCCGAGGTCGGCCTTTTGTATCTGGCGCTGCGCAAAAGTCAGGACGACATGCTGGCCACCGCACGCAAGCAGGCCATCATCGACGCCAGCCGACAGGCCCTGGAGCGCGAGGTGGCGGAGCGTCAGCGCACCGAGCAGCTGCTGTCATTGCAGTACGTGGTCACTCGCCTGCTGGCAGCGTCGCACACGTTGCAAGAGGCGGCGCCCCTGTTGCTGCGGATCGTGGGCGAGAACCAGCACTGGCACGTCGGCGAGCTGTGGGAGGTGAATGAAACCGAATCGCAGCTGTCCTGCGTGGAGATCTGGAGCGCCAACCAATATCGTGGCGACGACTACGTGAAGGTGCGGCGGGCGATGAAGCTGGGCCCCGACAACGGGCTGCCCGGGCGCGTCTGGTACCGGCAGCTGCCCTTGTGGGTGGCGGATCTGGCCGTCGAGGAGAACTTTCCCCTGGCCGCCTTCCGCAACGAGGCCAGCCTGCGCGGGGCCTTCGCCATCCCGCTGCGCAACGGACCCAAGGTGATCGGGGTGATGGCTTTTTACAGCCAGGAGGTGCGCGATCCCAACGACGATCACCTCTCGATGATCGGCGGCCTGGGCGGTCAGATCGGCCAGTTCATGGAGCGCAAGCGCATCGAGCGCGGATTGCGCGACAGCGAGGATCGGTATCGGTCGGTGATCGCGGCGCTGGATGAAGGGATCGTCCTCATCGACAGCGAGGCGCGGGTGGTGACCGCCAACGCCAGCGCCGAGCGCATCTTGGGCCTCCCCGCCAGCAGCATGATCGGCCAGCGCTGCGCCGACACCTTCACCGGCACCGTCGACGAGGAAGGGCGCGCCGTGCCGAGCGACGAGCTGCCGTTCGTGCGCAGCCTGCGCAGCGGCGAGCCGCTGTCGAACGCCGTGATGGCCATCGATCGCCAGGAGGGCGGTCGGGTGTGGATCTCGGTGAACGCCCAGCCGCTGCGGCAATTCGGCCAGGACACGCCGCACGCCGCCCTGGCTTCGTTCACCGACATCACCGCGCGCAAGGCCGCCGAGGAGTCGCTGCGCGCCGCCCACGGCGAGCTGGAGACGCGGGTCGAACGCCGCACCAGCCAGCTGATGGAGGCGAACCAGCAGCTCAAACGCGAGGTCGAAGAGCGCGAGCGCGCCCAGCGCGAGCAGCACCTGGCCAAGGAGGCCGCGGACACCGCCAACCAAGCCAAGAGCGCCTTCCTGGCCAGCATGAGCCACGAGCTGCGCACGCCGCTGAACGCGGTGATCGGCTTTTCCGAATTGTTGGAGCAGGAGATCTTCGGCGACCTGAACACCAAGCAGCGGGCCTACGTGGGCAATGTCCTCATCTCGGGGCGGCACCTGTTGCAGCTGGTGAACGACATCCTGGACATCTCGAAGGTGGAAGCCGGCCGCATGGACCTGGCGTGCGAGCCGACGCCCATCGGGGGGTTGGTGGACGTCGCGCGCAGCGTGATCGCCGCGATGGCCAGCAAGAAGGGGATCGACCTCGAGGTGGACGTATCGCCCGATCTGCCGGAGCTGTTCATCGATCCGGGCCGCATCAAACAGGTGCTTTACAACCTGATCTCGAACGCCATCAAGTTCACGCCTTCGGGCGGCACCGTGCGGGTCAGTGCCGGCGTGGCCGGCGAGGCGGTGCAGATCCTTGTCACCGATAACGGCATCGGCATCGCCCAGGAACACCTGCCGCGCTTGTTCCGCGAGTTCGAGCAGCTCCCTCAAGCGGCCGGCACCCGCCCGGAAGGCACGGGCCTCGGCCTGGCGCTGACCAAACGCCTGGTCGAGCTGCACGGCGGAACGGTGCGCGTGGAGAGCGAGCTCGGCAAAGGCTCGACGTTCTCGGTGTTCCTGCCGCTGCGGCAGCCCGACGACCCGCTGACGCCGCCCCCGTCGGTGACGACGGGCGCCGGGATCTGA
- a CDS encoding hybrid sensor histidine kinase/response regulator, giving the protein MLTALTDKQQTILVVDDNLQNREVAEGHLVAAGYSAIQAEGGARALALFQEHKPDLVLLDVLMPLMDGFETCRRLRQIPGGGHTPILFLTALGDLGTHRAALDSGADDFLTKPINRTELLIRIRSLLRIKRLSDELHANYEIIRSQRDALLEAHRQKEELTALIIHDLKNPLTSILSNAQFVSRSTGMNAPERESQIDVLRSSQAMLRMVMNLLDVSRSDDGALVAHMADFDLPALLEEIASEMGHRLADKNQRLAASISDEVGRLHADRDLVRRIIENLIDNAYKYGPANTAITITITAALDPKNPTAPELVEIRVGDEGRGIPEEHRSRIFEKYVQIDDGAAGERRGSHGLGLLFCRRAVEVHQGSIWVEDNQPRGASFCVRLPAQRRV; this is encoded by the coding sequence ATGCTCACCGCGCTGACTGACAAACAGCAGACCATCCTGGTCGTCGACGACAACCTGCAAAATCGGGAGGTCGCCGAAGGCCACCTGGTGGCCGCCGGCTACAGCGCCATCCAGGCCGAAGGCGGGGCGCGCGCCTTGGCGCTGTTTCAAGAGCACAAGCCGGATCTGGTTCTCTTGGACGTGCTGATGCCGTTGATGGACGGCTTCGAGACTTGCCGCCGCCTGCGCCAGATTCCGGGCGGCGGCCACACCCCGATTCTGTTTCTGACTGCGCTGGGCGACCTGGGCACGCATCGGGCGGCGCTGGATTCGGGCGCCGATGATTTTCTCACCAAGCCGATCAACCGCACCGAGCTTTTGATTCGCATCCGATCACTGCTGCGGATCAAGCGGCTGTCCGACGAGCTGCACGCCAACTATGAGATCATCCGTTCGCAGCGCGACGCCCTGCTGGAGGCGCACCGCCAGAAGGAAGAGCTGACGGCGCTCATTATTCACGATCTGAAGAACCCGCTGACCAGCATCCTGTCGAACGCCCAGTTCGTCTCGCGCTCGACCGGAATGAACGCGCCCGAGCGCGAATCGCAGATCGACGTATTGCGGTCGTCGCAGGCCATGCTGCGCATGGTGATGAACCTGCTGGACGTCAGCCGCAGCGATGACGGGGCCCTGGTGGCGCACATGGCAGACTTTGATCTGCCGGCCTTGCTGGAAGAGATCGCCTCCGAGATGGGCCATCGCCTGGCCGACAAGAACCAGCGGCTGGCGGCGTCCATCTCCGACGAGGTGGGCCGCCTGCACGCCGATCGCGATCTGGTGCGGCGGATCATCGAGAACCTCATCGACAACGCCTATAAATATGGGCCGGCCAACACCGCCATCACCATCACCATCACCGCCGCGCTGGATCCGAAGAACCCCACCGCGCCCGAATTGGTGGAGATCCGCGTCGGCGACGAAGGCCGCGGCATTCCCGAAGAGCACCGAAGCCGCATCTTCGAAAAGTACGTCCAGATCGACGACGGCGCCGCCGGCGAACGCCGCGGCAGCCATGGCCTGGGCCTGCTGTTCTGCCGCCGGGCCGTCGAGGTCCACCAGGGCAGCATCTGGGTGGAGGACAATCAACCGCGCGGCGCCTCCTTTTGCGTGCGGTTGCCGGCACAGCGTCGGGTATGA
- a CDS encoding response regulator, which yields MRAKILVVEDDAPNRQLLHDILQLRGHDVLEAANVDEATRILGAERIDLLLLDVNIPGGGAEAVIREVRRKLPAALPIVAVTSLAMPGDRERLLGSGFHGYLSKPIDTRTFAATVEQFLRLPQLIASHAHRAD from the coding sequence GTGCGGGCGAAAATCCTGGTGGTCGAAGACGACGCGCCCAATCGCCAGCTTCTGCACGACATCTTGCAACTGCGCGGGCACGACGTCCTCGAAGCGGCCAACGTCGACGAGGCGACGCGCATTTTGGGCGCCGAGCGCATCGACCTGTTGCTGCTGGACGTGAACATTCCGGGTGGCGGAGCCGAGGCGGTGATCCGCGAGGTGCGCCGAAAATTGCCCGCCGCCCTTCCCATCGTGGCGGTGACGTCGTTGGCCATGCCGGGCGATCGCGAACGGCTGCTGGGCAGCGGGTTTCACGGCTACCTCAGCAAGCCGATCGACACCCGCACCTTCGCCGCCACGGTCGAACAGTTCTTGCGCCTGCCGCAATTGATCGCCTCCCATGCTCACCGCGCTGACTGA